In a single window of the Salvelinus namaycush isolate Seneca chromosome 18, SaNama_1.0, whole genome shotgun sequence genome:
- the LOC120062669 gene encoding interferon-inducible GTPase 5-like yields the protein MNSIMENIDAKELSAFQRKIEEALKNNSLTTAAGKIQDYLKKFNNVELNVAVTGETGSGKSTFVNAFRGMKYNDDGAAPTGVVETTMEAKAYPHPKYPKMTVWDLPGIGTANFKPKEYLQKVEFDRFDFFIIVSSERFRASDVTLAKEIQKMKKKFYFVRSKIDNDMRAEGRKETFDQDKTLETIRQYCIKGLEDQGLGSPKVFLISSFDLGHYDFPDLEETMEKELPEHKRHVLLLSIPNLTLKINQRKKEAFKANIWRLALVSGTVAVLPIPGLSFAVDLSILVYEVRRYYYAFGLDDESLQSLANRMNVSVEELKAVLKSPLNQIKINKDVIVKLLQSVALTAMMMPAYLFSNIPAVGSNAAAGISLSTTHYMLSMCLNELADDADNVLMKALMANE from the exons ATGAATAGCATTATGGAGAATATTGATGCCAAAGAACTTTCAGCATTTCAAAGAAAGATTGAAGAAGCATTGAAGAACAACAGCTTGACCACAGCTGCAGGCAAGATTCAAGATTATTTGAAGAAGTTTAATAATGTGGAGCTGAATGTTGCTGTCACAGGAGAGACAGGTTCCGGTAAATCTACCTTTGTCAATGCGTTCAGAGGCATGAAGTATAATGATGACGGCGCTGCTCCAACTGGTGTGGTGGAAACCACCATGGAGGCAAAGGCTTACCCCCACCcaaaataccccaaaatgacagtTTGGGATCTCCCTGGCATCGGCACTGCTAACTTCAAACCAAAAGAGTACCTTCAGAAAGTTGAATTCGATCGCTTTGATTTCTTCATCATAGTCTCATCAGAGCGATTCAGAGCCAGTGACGTTACTCTGGCCAAGGAGATccagaagatgaagaagaagttCTACTTTGTTCGCTCCAAGATTGATAACGACatgagggctgaggggagaaaAGAGACGTTTGACCAGGATAAGACACTGGAAACAATCAGACAATACTGCATCAAAG GGCTTGAGGATCAGGGTCTGGGCTCTCCTAAGGTCTTTCTCATCTCCAGTTTTGACCTTGGTCACTATGATTTCCCTGACCTGGAGGAGACAATGGAGAAAGAGCTTCCTGAACACAAGAGGCATGTACTACTGTTGTCCATCCCTAATTTAACCCTGAAAATCAACCAGAGGAAGAAGGAGGCTTTCAAAGCCAACATATGGAGACTAGCTTTAGTATCTGGCACCGTGGCAGTACTACCTATCCCAGGCCTTTCCTTTGCTGTAGATTTAAGCATATTGGTATATGAGGTCCGGAGGTACTATTACGCTTTCGGTCTTGATGATGAGTCCCTGCAGAGCCTTGCAAACAGAATGAATGTGTCGGTGGAGGAGCTGAAAGCAGTCCTCAAGTCACCTCTGAACCAAATCAAAATAAACAAAGATGTGATTGTCAAGTTGCTTCAAAGTGTAGCTCTAACAGCGATGATGATGCCTGCGTACCTGTTCAGTAACATTCCTGCTGTCGGCAGCAATGCTGCAGCAGGGATTTCCTTAAGTACAACCCACTACATGTTGAGCATGTGTCTGAACGAGCTGGCTGATGATGCAGACAATGTTCTGATGAAGGCACTGATGGCCAATGAGTGA